One Sphingopyxis macrogoltabida genomic region harbors:
- a CDS encoding ABC transporter permease, protein MLPLATLWRIARRDLAARIRGLRLLAVCLFLGVATLAAIGSLTRGITSELEVRGQTILGGDIELSLPQRQATEAEMAAFRRAGAASATVRLRAMANDPDGDALLSELKAVDGAYPLYGTMRLDSGARRGPPPPGGIWIGKDLSSRLDLKVGDRVKFGEKAFLIDSVIAEEPDRLGEGFTLGPVAIIGLADLPATQLIQPGSLYESKYRVRLAGDANPEAVGKALTAEFPDAGWDVTDRSNGAPGTRRFIERMGQFLSLVGLAALVIAGIGVGNGVASYLAGKRPGLATLKVLGADSGTVARIYGLQILAVAAISIVLGLAVGALMPSAIGWIAGDVLPVRPGFALYPLPLAVSAAYGLLIAVAFALPPLSATRHVPAAGLYRATVDSAGRIDRRTLVAVAAAFAAIVTLAVATAREPLFALGFIAAAVGLLIVLVGLGWLVRRTASRVPRPRRPLLRLALANLHRPGAATGALVVALGLGLTLFVTLAAIQTSITAEIARTVPQRAPSFFVLDVPRDGVERFRSLVTGADRQAQINMIPALRGSVTEFRGQRVDELAELPEGAWVLRGDRGLTYSPALPNGSELVGGQWWPQDYKGPPLVSVEQEVATSLGLKLGDTLSVNVLGVEVQAKVASFRTVEWDNFGLNYVLVFSPGTFDAAPHNMVATVAVGPQAETDLARSIPRAFPSASLIQVRDVVSQVTTLLTQMSQAIAAAASIAILAGIAVLIGAIAASRERRVYDSVILKLLGATRGQILGAQGLEYAVLASILALLALGLGLAGAWYVVTQLFDFSFAPDPLIVGATLIGGAGLSFLIGIAGSWPLLSAKPAQALRSL, encoded by the coding sequence GTGCTGCCCCTCGCCACCCTCTGGCGCATCGCCCGGCGCGACCTTGCGGCGCGCATCCGCGGCCTGCGCCTGCTTGCCGTCTGCCTGTTCCTCGGCGTCGCGACGCTCGCGGCGATCGGCAGCCTGACGCGCGGCATCACCTCCGAACTCGAGGTGCGCGGCCAGACGATCCTCGGCGGTGACATCGAGTTAAGCCTGCCGCAGCGGCAAGCCACCGAAGCCGAGATGGCGGCCTTCCGCCGCGCCGGCGCCGCTTCGGCGACGGTACGGCTGCGCGCGATGGCGAACGATCCCGACGGCGACGCGCTGCTGTCCGAATTGAAGGCGGTCGACGGCGCCTATCCGCTCTACGGCACGATGCGCCTCGACAGCGGCGCGCGGCGCGGGCCGCCGCCGCCGGGCGGCATCTGGATCGGCAAAGACCTTTCCTCGCGCCTCGACCTCAAGGTCGGCGACCGGGTGAAGTTCGGCGAAAAAGCGTTCCTGATCGACAGCGTGATCGCCGAGGAACCCGACCGGCTCGGCGAAGGCTTCACGCTCGGCCCGGTGGCGATCATCGGGCTGGCCGATCTGCCGGCGACCCAGCTCATCCAGCCCGGCAGCCTCTACGAAAGCAAATATCGCGTCCGCCTCGCCGGCGATGCCAATCCCGAAGCGGTCGGCAAGGCGTTGACCGCCGAATTTCCCGATGCGGGCTGGGACGTCACCGATCGCAGCAACGGCGCGCCTGGCACGCGGCGCTTCATCGAACGCATGGGGCAGTTCCTGTCGCTCGTCGGGCTCGCCGCGCTGGTCATCGCCGGGATCGGCGTCGGCAACGGCGTCGCGAGCTATCTTGCGGGCAAGCGCCCGGGGCTCGCAACGCTGAAGGTGCTCGGCGCCGACAGCGGCACCGTCGCGCGCATCTATGGCCTGCAAATCCTTGCCGTTGCGGCGATATCGATCGTCCTCGGGCTGGCGGTCGGCGCGCTGATGCCGTCGGCGATCGGCTGGATCGCGGGCGATGTCCTGCCGGTGCGGCCGGGCTTTGCGCTCTATCCGCTGCCGCTGGCGGTGAGCGCAGCGTACGGCCTGCTGATCGCCGTCGCCTTTGCGCTGCCGCCGCTGTCGGCAACCCGCCATGTGCCCGCCGCGGGGCTCTACCGCGCGACGGTCGACAGCGCCGGGCGGATCGACCGGCGGACTTTGGTGGCGGTGGCTGCGGCCTTTGCTGCGATCGTGACGCTGGCAGTGGCGACGGCGCGCGAGCCGCTGTTCGCCTTGGGCTTCATCGCCGCGGCGGTCGGCCTGCTGATCGTCCTCGTCGGGCTCGGCTGGCTCGTCCGCCGCACCGCGAGCCGCGTGCCGCGTCCGCGCCGCCCCTTGCTCCGCCTCGCGCTCGCCAACCTCCATCGGCCTGGCGCTGCGACCGGCGCGCTCGTCGTCGCGCTCGGGCTCGGGCTGACCCTGTTCGTGACGCTTGCCGCGATCCAGACGAGCATCACCGCCGAAATCGCCCGTACGGTGCCGCAGCGCGCGCCGAGTTTCTTCGTGCTCGATGTGCCGCGCGACGGCGTCGAGCGTTTTCGTTCGCTGGTGACCGGAGCCGACCGGCAAGCGCAGATCAACATGATCCCGGCGCTGCGCGGCAGCGTCACCGAATTTCGCGGCCAGCGCGTCGATGAACTCGCCGAGCTGCCCGAAGGCGCGTGGGTACTGCGCGGCGACCGCGGGCTGACCTACAGCCCGGCGCTGCCCAACGGCAGCGAACTGGTCGGCGGACAATGGTGGCCGCAGGATTACAAGGGCCCGCCGCTGGTCAGCGTCGAGCAGGAGGTCGCAACCTCGCTCGGCCTCAAGCTCGGCGACACGCTGTCGGTCAATGTGCTGGGGGTCGAGGTGCAAGCCAAAGTTGCGTCCTTCCGCACCGTCGAATGGGACAATTTCGGGCTGAACTATGTACTCGTCTTCTCGCCCGGCACTTTCGACGCGGCGCCGCACAATATGGTCGCGACCGTCGCGGTCGGACCGCAGGCCGAGACCGACCTCGCGCGCAGCATCCCGCGCGCCTTCCCGTCAGCCTCGCTGATCCAGGTGCGCGATGTCGTGTCGCAGGTGACCACGCTGCTTACCCAGATGAGCCAGGCGATCGCCGCGGCGGCGAGCATCGCGATCCTTGCCGGCATTGCGGTGCTGATCGGCGCGATCGCCGCGAGCCGCGAGCGGCGCGTCTATGACAGCGTCATCCTGAAGCTGCTTGGCGCTACGAGGGGCCAGATACTGGGAGCGCAGGGCCTCGAATATGCGGTGCTCGCGTCGATCCTCGCGCTGCTCGCGCTCGGGCTGGGGTTGGCGGGGGCGTGGTATGTCGTGACGCAGCTCTTCGATTTCAGCTTCGCGCCCGACCCGCTGATCGTCGGTGCGACGCTGATCGGCGGCGCGGGGCTGTCGTTCCTGATCGGGATCGCGGGAAGCTGGCCGCTGCTCTCGGCCAAGCCCGCGCAGGCGCTGCGCAGTCTCTAG
- a CDS encoding sulfite exporter TauE/SafE family protein: MTFGAAYVRGLTGFGMAIILVPLLGLIIPPGEAVVMGILLQLLIGPVGIGHIVADADRSTAVPIGLAAMATTPVGMFVLDMTPADIARLLITAAAVVAFIAVLLPKKPEGHRPGRLAVAGTGIASGILTGFAAMPGPPVVPFYLRRRVDPKVARASMLMIFFMTAIAGTLAALWVGIATWRLFLLSVILFPPMWLGNYVGARHFGRVPPHVWQAMVAVVLGIAAVSAVVRLLN; this comes from the coding sequence ATGACCTTTGGTGCGGCCTATGTCCGCGGGCTTACCGGCTTCGGCATGGCGATCATCCTCGTGCCGCTGCTCGGCCTGATCATCCCGCCGGGCGAAGCGGTGGTGATGGGCATCCTGCTGCAATTGCTGATCGGGCCGGTGGGGATCGGGCATATCGTCGCCGACGCCGACCGCTCGACCGCCGTGCCGATCGGGCTGGCCGCGATGGCGACGACCCCGGTCGGCATGTTCGTGCTCGACATGACGCCTGCCGACATCGCGCGGCTGCTGATCACCGCAGCGGCGGTTGTCGCCTTTATCGCGGTGCTGCTGCCGAAAAAGCCCGAAGGGCACCGCCCGGGCCGGCTGGCCGTCGCCGGAACCGGGATCGCGTCGGGCATTCTCACCGGCTTTGCCGCGATGCCGGGGCCGCCGGTCGTACCGTTCTATCTCCGCCGCCGCGTCGATCCGAAGGTCGCGCGCGCGTCGATGCTGATGATCTTTTTCATGACCGCCATCGCCGGCACCCTCGCCGCGCTGTGGGTCGGCATCGCGACCTGGCGGCTGTTCCTGCTGTCGGTCATCCTCTTTCCGCCGATGTGGCTCGGCAATTATGTCGGCGCGCGCCATTTCGGTCGCGTGCCGCCGCATGTCTGGCAGGCGATGGTTGCAGTCGTCCTCGGCATCGCCGCGGTGTCGGCAGTGGTGCGCCTGCTGAACTAG
- a CDS encoding YnfA family protein, whose product MTALAYIGAALAEIAGCFAFWAWLRLDKSVWWIVPGMASLALFAWLLTLVDSDRAGRTYAAYGGVYIVSALLWLWAVEGTKPDRWDLIGAVICLGGAAIILFGPRGAAA is encoded by the coding sequence ATGACCGCATTGGCCTATATCGGAGCGGCGCTTGCCGAAATCGCCGGTTGCTTCGCCTTCTGGGCGTGGCTGCGGCTCGACAAATCGGTGTGGTGGATCGTACCGGGCATGGCCTCGCTGGCGCTGTTCGCGTGGCTGCTGACGCTCGTCGATTCCGACCGTGCGGGGCGCACCTATGCCGCCTATGGCGGTGTCTATATCGTCTCCGCGCTCCTCTGGCTGTGGGCGGTCGAGGGTACAAAGCCTGATCGATGGGACCTGATCGGTGCCGTCATCTGCCTCGGCGGCGCGGCGATCATCCTGTTCGGGCCGCGGGGTGCCGCGGCATGA
- a CDS encoding arylesterase, translating to MRTAGWRSYTLYGCAILLCQPLAACGSAEKPAASTNEAAAAKATPAIPADAPLVIAFGDSLYAGYQLGPREGLAPQLQAALAEDGVVVRVQNAGVSGDTTAAGRQRLTYVLGNAKTKPALVLLGLGGNDMLRGIGPDQTRANLDAMLAELKKREIPVLLTGMVAAPNLGSDYAAKFNPIYPELAAKYDASFYPFILDNVVGKKELMLGDNIHPNAKGVTVVVDGLAPLVEDALPDAK from the coding sequence ATGCGAACGGCCGGATGGCGCTCTTACACTCTATATGGTTGCGCGATTTTGCTTTGCCAACCACTCGCCGCATGCGGATCGGCGGAAAAGCCGGCGGCTTCGACGAACGAAGCGGCCGCGGCGAAGGCCACGCCGGCGATCCCCGCCGACGCGCCGCTGGTCATCGCCTTCGGCGACAGCCTCTATGCGGGTTACCAGCTCGGCCCCAGGGAAGGGCTGGCGCCGCAACTGCAAGCGGCGCTCGCCGAGGACGGCGTGGTGGTGCGGGTGCAGAATGCCGGCGTTTCGGGCGATACCACCGCAGCGGGGCGGCAGCGGCTGACCTATGTGCTGGGCAATGCGAAGACGAAACCGGCGCTGGTCCTACTAGGGCTCGGCGGCAACGACATGCTGCGCGGTATCGGTCCCGACCAGACGCGCGCCAATCTCGATGCGATGCTTGCCGAACTTAAGAAGCGCGAGATTCCTGTCCTGCTCACCGGCATGGTTGCCGCGCCCAATCTCGGCAGCGATTATGCGGCGAAGTTCAATCCCATCTATCCCGAACTTGCCGCGAAATATGACGCGAGCTTCTATCCCTTCATTCTCGACAATGTCGTGGGCAAGAAGGAGTTGATGCTCGGCGACAATATCCATCCGAACGCAAAGGGCGTGACGGTCGTCGTCGATGGCCTTGCGCCGCTGGTCGAGGATGCGCTGCCCGACGCGAAATAA
- a CDS encoding MOSC domain-containing protein → MSYAIDAVLTGKARAFRGDEASAIAKRPVDGALHVGLLGIDGDEQADLTVHGGVDKAIHHYPRDHYGWWSGELGDHALLAAPGAFGENISTAGLIETEACIGDRYRLGSALVEISQGRQPCWKLGHRFGVATVPATVVITRRSGWYYRVIEEGAVAAGDALALVERPLPGWSVERVFALLIGGGGKREPEALRLLAAMEVLATTWRARAAKLLG, encoded by the coding sequence ATGAGCTATGCGATCGATGCGGTGCTGACCGGCAAGGCGCGTGCCTTTCGCGGCGACGAAGCGAGCGCGATCGCCAAGCGCCCGGTCGACGGCGCCCTGCACGTCGGCTTGCTCGGGATCGACGGCGACGAACAGGCCGACCTGACGGTGCATGGCGGCGTCGACAAGGCGATCCACCATTATCCGCGCGATCATTACGGCTGGTGGTCGGGCGAACTTGGCGACCATGCCCTGCTCGCCGCGCCGGGCGCGTTCGGCGAGAATATTTCGACCGCAGGCCTGATCGAAACCGAGGCGTGTATCGGCGACCGCTACCGGCTGGGTAGCGCGCTGGTCGAAATCAGCCAGGGCCGGCAACCGTGCTGGAAGCTGGGCCATCGCTTCGGCGTGGCAACGGTGCCCGCGACGGTGGTCATAACGCGGCGGAGCGGCTGGTATTACCGGGTGATCGAAGAAGGCGCGGTCGCGGCGGGCGACGCGCTGGCACTGGTCGAGCGGCCGCTGCCCGGGTGGAGCGTCGAGCGCGTGTTCGCGCTGCTGATCGGCGGTGGCGGAAAGCGCGAGCCCGAGGCGCTCCGCCTGCTCGCCGCGATGGAGGTGCTGGCGACCACCTGGCGCGCGCGGGCGGCGAAGCTGCTCGGTTGA
- a CDS encoding Lrp/AsnC family transcriptional regulator, which produces MRKMIDLDRFDRRLLEEVRRDNLQPARILADKVGLSVSAVLRRLRRLREEKVIVADIAVVNPALTGSALTMHVLVQMQQAGPQTMDGFAREIVHHPEVTGAWDVTGDDDFLLRVQVGAMEEYDAFTRRALGEDKGVHSFTTLITIRNIIENDVARRPLRDR; this is translated from the coding sequence ATGCGAAAAATGATCGATCTCGACCGATTCGACCGGCGTTTGCTGGAAGAGGTGCGGCGCGACAATCTCCAGCCTGCCCGCATTCTTGCCGACAAGGTCGGCCTGTCGGTTTCGGCGGTGCTTCGCCGGCTCCGGCGCCTGCGCGAGGAAAAGGTGATCGTTGCCGACATCGCGGTGGTCAACCCGGCGCTGACCGGATCGGCGCTGACCATGCATGTGCTCGTCCAGATGCAGCAGGCGGGGCCGCAGACGATGGACGGCTTCGCGCGCGAGATCGTCCATCATCCCGAAGTGACCGGCGCGTGGGATGTCACCGGCGACGATGATTTCCTGCTCCGGGTGCAGGTCGGGGCGATGGAGGAATATGACGCGTTCACCCGCCGCGCGCTCGGCGAGGACAAGGGCGTCCATTCGTTCACGACGCTCATCACGATCCGCAACATCATCGAAAACGACGTGGCGCGCCGCCCGCTGCGCGACCGCTGA
- a CDS encoding SDR family oxidoreductase → MKTTGNTILVTGGGSGIGLALAQRWHDAGNSVVVTGRNAAKLEAAIAGRPGMHAIALDMTDAAAIAAFGAEIAAKFPALNVVVNNAGVMMYEAATAKRDLADAETTVVTNILGPIRLIDALVDHLAAQDDAAIVNVTSGLAFVPLPKAPTYSATKAAMHSYSVALRAQLEGQIEVIELAPPAVRTDLTPGQATRETYMPLDAFADEVMALFAQQPTPAEILVQNVLPLRHAEANGNVPQVLAMLKTL, encoded by the coding sequence ATGAAGACCACGGGCAACACCATCCTCGTTACCGGCGGCGGCTCGGGCATCGGGCTGGCACTGGCGCAGCGCTGGCACGATGCCGGCAACAGCGTCGTCGTCACTGGGCGCAACGCCGCGAAGCTGGAAGCCGCGATCGCCGGACGCCCCGGCATGCACGCGATAGCGCTCGACATGACCGATGCGGCGGCGATCGCCGCTTTCGGCGCCGAAATCGCCGCGAAATTTCCGGCGCTCAACGTGGTCGTGAACAACGCCGGGGTCATGATGTACGAAGCCGCGACCGCGAAACGCGACCTCGCCGATGCCGAAACGACGGTGGTCACCAACATCCTCGGGCCAATCCGGCTGATCGACGCGCTCGTCGACCATCTGGCGGCGCAGGACGATGCCGCGATCGTCAACGTCACCTCGGGCCTTGCCTTTGTGCCGCTGCCCAAGGCGCCGACCTATTCGGCGACCAAGGCGGCGATGCACAGCTATTCGGTCGCGCTACGCGCCCAGCTCGAAGGCCAGATCGAAGTGATCGAACTGGCGCCGCCGGCAGTGCGCACCGACCTGACCCCCGGGCAGGCGACGCGCGAGACCTATATGCCGCTCGATGCCTTCGCCGACGAGGTGATGGCGCTGTTCGCACAGCAGCCGACACCGGCCGAAATCCTCGTCCAGAATGTCCTGCCGCTACGCCACGCCGAAGCGAACGGCAATGTGCCGCAAGTGCTCGCCATGCTGAAAACGCTATAG
- a CDS encoding ABC transporter ATP-binding protein has translation MPDTRPSPDLAIAAHNVTLTLGSDKAPVEILRGVDLEVTAGTSVALLGPSGSGKSSLMAVLAGLERAGGGTVRVAELDFATMDEDDLARARRGRIGIVLQAFHLLPTMTALENVAVPLELAGIADPFGRAAAELEAVGLGHRLTHYPAQLSGGEQQRVAIARAMASSPAIIFADEPTGNLDTATGHAIIDLIFARRAALGATLLIITHDPELAEHCDRVVVMHDGRIEERAA, from the coding sequence TTGCCCGACACCCGACCTTCGCCTGATCTGGCGATCGCCGCCCATAATGTGACGCTGACTTTGGGGAGCGACAAGGCCCCTGTCGAAATTTTGCGCGGGGTCGACCTCGAAGTCACCGCCGGCACCTCGGTGGCGCTGCTCGGCCCTTCGGGATCGGGCAAAAGCTCGCTGATGGCAGTGCTCGCCGGGCTCGAACGCGCCGGGGGCGGCACGGTCAGGGTCGCGGAGCTCGATTTCGCGACGATGGACGAGGACGATCTGGCGCGCGCGCGGCGCGGGCGGATCGGCATCGTGCTGCAGGCCTTTCACCTGCTGCCGACGATGACCGCGCTCGAAAATGTCGCGGTGCCGCTCGAACTCGCAGGCATCGCCGATCCGTTCGGGCGCGCCGCGGCCGAACTCGAGGCGGTCGGTCTCGGCCACCGGCTGACGCATTATCCCGCCCAGCTTTCGGGCGGCGAGCAGCAGCGCGTAGCCATCGCTCGCGCGATGGCGAGTTCGCCCGCGATCATCTTTGCCGACGAACCGACCGGCAATCTCGACACCGCGACAGGCCATGCGATCATCGACCTGATCTTCGCACGGCGGGCCGCGCTCGGCGCAACGCTGCTGATCATCACCCACGATCCCGAGCTCGCCGAACATTGCGACCGCGTCGTCGTGATGCACGACGGGCGGATCGAAGAGCGGGCCGCCTAG
- a CDS encoding pyridoxal phosphate-dependent decarboxylase family protein, with protein sequence MNDDIWGAARGALDRIAADRARRETIVSIASPEEAAAFRALAAPGAGRAIAEVVGDAERIFAHRVRMDHPRFYGFIPSPASPLSLVGELLASGYNAHAGSWMQSSGPAAIEQGLIAWLAERAGLPDSAGGLFVSGGSMANLTGLMLARDRMLPPEERHRGVAYVSTQTHSSVAKGLRVLGFLPEQIRKVAVDAERRLDIAALGEAIATDRAAGRAPFAVVASCGTTNTGSIDDLHAIADLAARERLWLHVDGAYGASVVLSGRHRALVDGLARADSLSWDAHKWLFQTYCCGMVLVRDRRHLLESFATSAEYLQDAAAGDETPNFWDYGVELTRPARAMKLWFTLQVMGERAVGEAIDHGFMLAETLAEALGERPHWRIVSPAQLGIVTFRYEPPGYDGSELDALNTAIARRMIDDNVAAPLTTRLDDAVVLRACTISPDATADDIRAMVAELDTRAQAIAAAIRA encoded by the coding sequence ATGAACGACGATATTTGGGGCGCCGCGCGCGGAGCGCTGGACCGGATCGCGGCCGATCGCGCGCGGCGCGAAACGATCGTGTCGATCGCCTCGCCCGAAGAAGCTGCCGCCTTCCGCGCGCTGGCGGCGCCGGGGGCCGGACGGGCGATTGCCGAAGTGGTGGGCGACGCCGAACGGATCTTTGCGCACCGCGTTCGCATGGACCATCCGCGCTTCTACGGCTTTATCCCCTCGCCCGCTTCGCCGCTGTCGCTGGTCGGCGAACTCCTTGCCAGCGGTTACAATGCCCATGCCGGAAGCTGGATGCAGAGCTCGGGGCCTGCCGCCATCGAACAGGGCCTGATCGCCTGGCTGGCCGAACGCGCCGGCTTGCCGGACAGCGCGGGCGGACTGTTCGTTTCGGGCGGATCGATGGCGAACCTCACGGGGTTGATGCTGGCGCGCGATCGCATGCTGCCTCCCGAAGAGCGCCATCGCGGCGTCGCCTATGTCTCGACGCAGACGCATTCGTCGGTGGCGAAGGGGCTGCGCGTGCTGGGTTTCCTGCCAGAGCAGATCCGCAAGGTGGCGGTCGATGCCGAGCGGCGGCTCGACATCGCGGCGCTCGGCGAGGCCATCGCGACGGATCGCGCGGCCGGCCGGGCGCCGTTCGCGGTCGTGGCAAGCTGCGGCACGACGAACACCGGTAGCATTGACGATCTGCACGCCATCGCCGACCTTGCGGCGCGCGAGCGGCTATGGCTGCATGTCGACGGCGCTTATGGTGCATCGGTGGTATTGTCGGGCCGCCACCGGGCGCTGGTCGACGGGCTCGCCCGCGCCGACAGCCTGTCTTGGGACGCGCACAAATGGCTGTTCCAGACCTATTGCTGCGGCATGGTGCTGGTCCGCGACCGGCGCCATCTGCTCGAAAGCTTCGCCACCAGCGCCGAATATCTGCAGGATGCGGCGGCGGGCGACGAGACGCCAAACTTCTGGGACTATGGCGTCGAACTCACCCGACCCGCGCGCGCGATGAAGCTGTGGTTCACGCTGCAGGTCATGGGCGAGCGTGCGGTCGGCGAAGCGATCGACCATGGTTTCATGCTCGCCGAGACGCTGGCGGAAGCGCTGGGGGAGCGCCCGCACTGGCGGATCGTTTCGCCTGCGCAGCTCGGCATCGTCACCTTCCGGTACGAGCCGCCGGGATATGATGGCAGCGAACTCGACGCGCTCAACACGGCGATCGCGCGGCGCATGATCGACGACAATGTCGCGGCGCCGCTGACGACGCGGCTCGACGATGCCGTCGTCCTCCGCGCGTGCACGATCAGTCCGGATGCGACCGCCGACGACATCCGGGCGATGGTCGCCGAACTGGATACGCGCGCGCAAGCGATCGCGGCAGCAATCCGGGCCTGA
- the rlmN gene encoding 23S rRNA (adenine(2503)-C(2))-methyltransferase RlmN — protein MQIPGHIDPVTTGTVPLRGGNRIDLVGLTRDAIGGVLVEAGLDAKAAKLRAKQIWHWIYHRGVTDFEAMTDIAKTMRPWLTDRFIIGRPTVREAQVSNDGTRKWLLAAADGQEYEMVFIPDADRGTLCVSSQVGCTLNCRFCHTGTMRLVRNLGAGEIVGQVLLARDALGEWPKGTMAGFGADPEDEDADEDAAGHYTADGRMLTNIVMMGMGEPLYNFDEVKGALKIVMDGDGLALSKRRITLSTSGVVPMMARAGDEIGVNLAVSLHAVNKEVRDEIVPLNRKYGIEELLQACADYPGANNARRITFEYVMLKDKNDSDDDARELVRLIKQYKLPAKVNLIPFNPWPGAPYECSTPERVKAFSNLIFKAGISAPVRTPRGRDIMAACGQLKSAATRPTRAELDRIAEEKQAALG, from the coding sequence ATGCAGATTCCCGGCCATATCGACCCCGTCACGACGGGCACCGTTCCGCTGCGCGGCGGCAACCGCATCGACCTCGTCGGGCTGACCCGCGACGCGATCGGCGGCGTGCTGGTCGAGGCCGGGCTCGATGCGAAGGCGGCGAAGCTGCGCGCCAAGCAGATTTGGCACTGGATCTATCACCGCGGCGTCACCGATTTCGAGGCGATGACCGACATCGCCAAGACGATGCGCCCCTGGCTGACCGACCGGTTCATCATCGGCCGGCCCACCGTCCGCGAGGCGCAGGTGTCGAACGACGGCACGCGCAAATGGCTGCTCGCCGCCGCCGACGGCCAGGAATATGAAATGGTGTTCATCCCCGACGCCGATCGGGGAACCCTGTGCGTATCGAGCCAGGTCGGTTGCACGCTCAACTGCCGCTTCTGTCACACGGGAACGATGCGCCTCGTCCGCAACCTCGGCGCGGGCGAGATCGTCGGACAGGTGCTGCTGGCGCGCGACGCGCTCGGCGAATGGCCGAAGGGGACGATGGCGGGCTTCGGCGCCGACCCCGAGGACGAGGATGCCGACGAGGATGCCGCCGGCCACTATACCGCCGACGGCCGCATGCTCACCAACATCGTGATGATGGGCATGGGCGAGCCGCTCTATAATTTTGACGAGGTCAAGGGCGCGCTCAAGATCGTCATGGACGGCGACGGGCTCGCTCTGTCGAAGCGCCGCATCACCCTTTCGACGAGCGGTGTCGTGCCGATGATGGCGCGCGCGGGCGACGAGATCGGCGTCAACCTCGCAGTGTCGCTCCACGCGGTGAACAAGGAAGTACGCGACGAGATCGTGCCGCTGAACCGCAAATATGGCATCGAGGAACTGCTGCAGGCGTGCGCCGACTATCCCGGCGCGAACAATGCGCGGCGCATCACCTTCGAATATGTCATGCTGAAGGACAAGAACGACAGCGACGACGACGCGCGCGAACTCGTCCGGCTGATCAAGCAGTACAAACTGCCCGCGAAGGTGAACCTGATCCCGTTCAATCCCTGGCCCGGCGCGCCCTATGAATGCTCGACGCCCGAACGGGTCAAGGCGTTCAGCAACCTCATCTTCAAGGCGGGGATTTCGGCACCGGTGCGCACGCCGCGCGGACGCGACATCATGGCCGCGTGTGGGCAATTGAAGAGCGCCGCGACCAGGCCGACCCGCGCCGAACTCGACCGCATCGCCGAGGAAAAACAGGCTGCGCTGGGCTAA
- a CDS encoding winged helix-turn-helix transcriptional regulator, which yields MDAPKKIAYDPNAPVDPRVETLVNELIGRVADKWTLLVLEELEAHGTCRFTELSRRVPGISQKMLTQTLRQMERDGLLVRTVYPVVPPKVEYCLTELGHSLGEAFCGVWVWAEANLEKVARARMAFDARG from the coding sequence TTGGATGCGCCGAAAAAAATCGCCTACGACCCCAACGCGCCGGTCGATCCGCGCGTCGAAACGCTCGTCAACGAACTGATCGGCCGGGTCGCCGACAAATGGACCCTCCTAGTCCTCGAGGAATTGGAGGCTCACGGAACCTGCCGTTTCACCGAATTGTCGCGGCGCGTTCCCGGCATCAGCCAGAAGATGCTGACGCAGACGTTGCGCCAGATGGAACGCGACGGCCTGCTCGTGCGGACGGTCTACCCGGTCGTGCCGCCCAAGGTCGAATATTGCCTGACCGAGCTTGGACATAGCCTCGGCGAAGCCTTTTGCGGCGTCTGGGTCTGGGCCGAGGCGAATCTGGAGAAGGTCGCACGGGCGCGGATGGCATTCGACGCGCGAGGGTAG
- a CDS encoding outer membrane protein — MKKFAVAAALLSAAVSVPAMAAEGGEARVEVRGGYVTGSGLDDATLGVAAGYDFDLGSTAFAGAEVAGDKVLKDGFDVQFSAGGRLGAKLGDAGKLYATGGYTFSDIDDPYIGAGYQHKFGTNLYGKVEYRHQFIGNFSDFDSFAAGIGFAF; from the coding sequence ATGAAGAAATTCGCAGTTGCCGCCGCTCTCCTCTCGGCCGCCGTCTCCGTTCCCGCCATGGCCGCCGAAGGCGGCGAAGCTCGCGTCGAAGTGCGCGGCGGTTATGTGACCGGCAGCGGCCTCGACGACGCCACGCTCGGCGTTGCCGCCGGTTATGACTTCGACCTGGGTTCGACCGCTTTCGCCGGTGCGGAAGTCGCTGGCGACAAGGTGCTGAAGGACGGCTTCGACGTCCAGTTCTCGGCTGGCGGCCGTCTGGGCGCCAAGCTTGGCGATGCCGGCAAGCTCTATGCCACCGGCGGTTACACCTTCAGCGACATCGACGATCCGTACATCGGTGCCGGTTACCAGCACAAGTTCGGCACCAACCTGTACGGCAAGGTCGAATATCGCCACCAGTTCATCGGCAACTTCAGCGACTTCGACAGCTTTGCCGCGGGCATCGGCTTCGCTTTCTGA